A region of Allocoleopsis franciscana PCC 7113 DNA encodes the following proteins:
- a CDS encoding response regulator transcription factor, with protein MPLIILVADDNLGTRLSVSDYLEMSGYSVIVAEDGQEALSKIEKYHPHLLVTDINMPRMDGYELVKKLRQQPSFRLLPIVLLTERATTKERIEGYESGCDVYLPKPFEMDELGAVIRNLVERQLDRKVSFPDSRTTSERSPDWDSPSTPDNMPAEAIAPNSTAIELTEREKEVLVLLAIGLSNVEIGKKLYRSPRTVEKHVSSLLRKTETSNRAELIRFALKNHLVN; from the coding sequence ATGCCATTGATTATCCTGGTTGCAGACGACAACCTGGGAACCCGTCTTTCTGTAAGTGATTATCTAGAGATGTCTGGCTACTCAGTCATCGTAGCTGAAGATGGCCAGGAAGCTCTCTCGAAAATCGAAAAGTACCATCCTCACCTACTGGTGACGGATATCAACATGCCCCGCATGGACGGCTATGAGCTGGTGAAAAAGCTTCGTCAGCAACCCTCGTTTCGCTTGTTGCCGATTGTCCTGCTAACCGAACGCGCCACGACGAAGGAACGCATTGAGGGCTATGAGTCAGGGTGTGATGTTTACCTGCCGAAGCCTTTTGAGATGGATGAATTAGGCGCGGTTATCCGCAATCTTGTGGAGCGCCAACTGGATCGGAAAGTTTCCTTCCCCGATTCCCGTACAACATCCGAGCGTTCACCCGATTGGGACTCGCCATCGACACCAGACAACATGCCAGCAGAGGCGATCGCTCCCAATTCTACAGCCATCGAGTTGACGGAGCGAGAAAAGGAAGTATTAGTTTTGCTCGCCATCGGTTTATCCAACGTTGAAATTGGTAAGAAGCTGTACCGCAGTCCTCGGACAGTCGAAAAGCACGTCAGCAGTCTTTTACGAAAAACCGAAACGAGTAACAGAGCTGAACTCATCCGATTTGCATTAAAAAATCATTTAGTTAATTAA
- a CDS encoding sensor histidine kinase: MNRQNLMPLSQRSIWRYIAVVGAIAVAYYGGAYLTVSSLGLGLEASPLWPSAGIALAGLLLAGERVWPGVALGSFFWCQSQVSLTMAFALAFSITLQAFLGAEVFRWLKFRPSLKRRQDVLHLVVWGAWGSTLINASLSTLIGCLGGTVEPEQWQENWWTLWVGDGMGILVVTPLLLMGRHWLGNVRWMIAQILQGKPWEWGKKWWFHRRLRVVPHSPALDKPSQGEKNSTLAEAVICFTLLFTLCWLVFALKSAVDLAQYPLEYLPFPFVVWAAIRFTQRGAVAATLIVCTIAIWGAMQGVGPFVANTSIKQTVLFLQGFMGVVSITALVLAAAESERARAVDLLKEREASLANAQRLAQLGNWDFYETCNNSCLPQQKLQWSDELYRLFGFSPKAFEPTWETLFQVVHPADRDRVGQAIRGALRENQPYCLDYRIVRPDGSERMVCEQSEIYGGGIRGTVQDITERQRVEAQLRAAAEHVSEAAERQRLLGEMALRIRRSLHLDQILNTTVAEVREFLKADRVFIGQIDGISQPLNVSQLLASHRSSSQNVAQVDSSEENLPFKNALDKQPSNLQTFKPSTLLKGLIIAESVEPCYPSLRSMVIEDEATIQEWRSRFSQGHVIAIEDTKTIPCSCHIAAYHAEYQVGAILAVPIWVGDNLYGALVVNQCSQSRHWQSWEIEWLTSLATQVAIAIQQAELYRQITDLAAHLESQVEERTQELTAKMTELQELNQLKDVFLQAVSHDLRTSLLGMSMVLKHLYQSAGDGVTLSRPILERMITSNERQLNLINSLLEDHFNEERQLELHRQPIQLTQLCQDLITGYSPILAQNQATLTPQLPENCPMIDADPIQVRRVLENLLTNALKHNPPGLNLTLQLQVEDQKIRCTLQDDGLGMSQEQQNSLFKLYIRGLHTKHLTGIGLGLYQCRQIINAHGGEIGIISSSNAGSTFWFTLPLAD, translated from the coding sequence ATGAATCGACAGAACCTGATGCCCTTGAGTCAGAGAAGCATCTGGCGATATATTGCCGTAGTCGGCGCGATCGCGGTTGCTTACTATGGTGGGGCATACCTCACCGTCTCCTCTCTAGGGCTGGGTTTAGAGGCTTCTCCCTTATGGCCTTCCGCAGGGATTGCCTTAGCCGGTTTACTCTTGGCAGGAGAGCGTGTCTGGCCGGGGGTGGCACTGGGGTCATTCTTTTGGTGCCAGTCACAGGTATCCTTAACCATGGCTTTCGCCTTAGCGTTCAGTATCACGTTACAAGCCTTCCTTGGAGCCGAAGTCTTTCGTTGGCTGAAGTTTCGCCCCTCCCTCAAACGGCGGCAAGATGTCTTACACTTAGTCGTCTGGGGAGCATGGGGTTCGACCCTAATCAATGCCAGCCTCAGTACGCTGATTGGTTGCTTGGGCGGTACTGTTGAGCCTGAGCAGTGGCAGGAAAACTGGTGGACATTGTGGGTCGGAGACGGCATGGGCATTTTAGTGGTCACTCCCCTGCTGTTAATGGGTCGCCATTGGCTGGGGAACGTGAGATGGATGATCGCCCAAATTTTACAAGGGAAACCCTGGGAGTGGGGCAAGAAGTGGTGGTTTCACAGACGATTGAGAGTTGTTCCCCATTCCCCAGCTTTGGACAAGCCTTCTCAGGGCGAAAAAAACTCCACTCTCGCTGAAGCTGTTATCTGCTTTACCCTGTTGTTTACCCTTTGCTGGTTGGTATTCGCGTTAAAATCAGCCGTTGATTTGGCTCAATATCCCCTGGAATATCTTCCCTTTCCCTTCGTTGTCTGGGCCGCAATTCGCTTTACTCAGCGAGGTGCAGTGGCGGCAACCCTGATTGTTTGCACGATTGCCATTTGGGGAGCGATGCAGGGAGTTGGGCCGTTTGTGGCAAATACAAGCATCAAGCAAACGGTTTTATTCTTACAGGGCTTTATGGGCGTTGTCTCGATTACAGCCTTAGTCCTCGCGGCGGCGGAATCAGAACGTGCTCGTGCCGTAGATTTACTCAAAGAGAGGGAAGCCAGTTTAGCCAATGCTCAACGCCTTGCACAACTTGGAAACTGGGATTTTTACGAGACGTGCAACAACTCCTGTTTACCTCAGCAGAAATTGCAGTGGTCGGATGAACTTTACCGCCTTTTTGGTTTTAGTCCTAAAGCCTTCGAGCCGACTTGGGAAACATTGTTTCAAGTGGTTCATCCCGCCGATCGCGATCGCGTAGGACAGGCGATTCGAGGTGCTTTACGAGAAAATCAGCCCTACTGCCTGGACTATCGAATTGTACGTCCGGATGGTTCAGAACGCATGGTTTGCGAACAATCGGAGATTTACGGGGGCGGGATTAGGGGCACAGTGCAGGATATTACTGAGCGCCAACGAGTCGAAGCTCAACTTCGCGCCGCCGCCGAGCATGTGAGCGAAGCGGCTGAACGACAGCGCTTGTTAGGAGAGATGGCGCTGCGGATTCGGCGTTCTCTCCATCTCGATCAAATTCTGAACACAACGGTCGCAGAAGTCCGAGAATTTTTAAAGGCTGACCGTGTCTTTATTGGTCAAATTGATGGCATTTCTCAACCCTTAAACGTGAGTCAGTTGTTAGCATCGCACCGAAGTTCATCCCAGAATGTAGCCCAAGTTGACAGTTCCGAGGAAAACCTACCCTTCAAAAATGCCTTGGACAAACAACCTTCAAACCTTCAAACCTTCAAACCTTCAACCCTGTTAAAAGGTCTAATTATTGCTGAATCAGTAGAACCCTGCTATCCCTCGCTTCGTAGCATGGTTATTGAGGATGAGGCAACCATACAAGAATGGCGATCGCGGTTTAGCCAAGGTCATGTTATTGCCATTGAGGATACAAAAACTATCCCTTGTTCCTGTCATATTGCCGCCTACCACGCCGAGTATCAAGTTGGAGCCATCCTCGCTGTGCCCATTTGGGTGGGGGATAACCTATATGGGGCGTTAGTCGTTAACCAATGTAGCCAGTCCCGTCATTGGCAATCGTGGGAAATTGAGTGGCTTACTTCACTCGCCACACAAGTCGCAATTGCCATCCAGCAAGCAGAACTCTATCGACAGATTACAGACCTCGCCGCTCATTTGGAATCCCAGGTAGAGGAGCGAACCCAAGAACTCACCGCGAAAATGACCGAACTTCAGGAACTTAACCAACTCAAAGATGTATTCCTGCAAGCCGTTTCCCACGACCTCCGCACCTCTTTGCTGGGAATGTCAATGGTATTAAAACATTTATATCAATCAGCGGGAGATGGAGTAACCCTATCTCGGCCTATCCTGGAACGAATGATCACAAGCAACGAACGTCAGCTCAACTTAATTAACTCTCTATTAGAAGATCATTTTAACGAAGAGCGTCAATTAGAACTGCACCGTCAACCGATACAGCTCACTCAATTGTGTCAGGACTTAATTACCGGCTATTCGCCGATACTGGCTCAAAACCAAGCCACTCTGACTCCACAATTACCCGAAAATTGCCCCATGATCGATGCTGATCCAATTCAGGTACGACGGGTGTTGGAAAACTTGCTCACCAATGCCTTAAAACACAATCCACCAGGACTAAATTTGACCTTGCAACTCCAGGTTGAAGACCAAAAAATTCGCTGCACTCTGCAAGATGATGGGTTAGGCATGAGCCAAGAACAACAAAACAGCCTCTTCAAACTTTACATTCGAGGTCTGCATACGAAGCACTTAACTGGCATTGGTTTGGGTTTGTATCAATGTCGCCAAATTATTAACGCTCACGGTGGAGAGATTGGTATTATAAGTAGTTCTAATGCTGGGTCAACCTTCTGGTTCACCCTCCCATTAGCTGACTAG